From one Timaviella obliquedivisa GSE-PSE-MK23-08B genomic stretch:
- a CDS encoding peptidoglycan-binding protein, which produces MHLEAIATLFLGGLAFWWGTRLGQMLLQQGATANNLFKGNSASLLFLGIYMGLLMLALYVPQWQALPLEWRISGMRITWTLIRVILLGFCGVTFAVSWQTARLQIVAIALLGILGISSFNATEAYFLAPIYTELKDNLNANGIFEQTSPSSCAPSALATILHRWGLKETESSLARLAGTSSLGTSMPQLVAALAAIDMGAIELSPTWEQMQKINRPGVLATWLYSEGRRDPHAVALVGLSDTIATIADPAFGKYFQVSKEQFERIWRKEYLPVFRPQDVTLTAVETADYLHRLGYLQQNAAQQNTSVDRAVLEPVVRQFQKAMGIAETGIVTPQTALMLTGSFLSDVPTLN; this is translated from the coding sequence ATGCATTTAGAGGCGATCGCCACCTTATTTCTAGGTGGGTTAGCATTTTGGTGGGGAACGCGCCTGGGTCAAATGCTGCTTCAGCAAGGTGCCACTGCTAACAACCTATTTAAGGGAAACTCAGCTTCTCTGTTGTTCTTAGGGATATATATGGGGTTGCTGATGTTGGCGCTTTACGTGCCGCAGTGGCAGGCATTGCCCCTAGAGTGGCGAATATCGGGGATGCGGATCACGTGGACGTTGATTCGGGTCATTTTACTAGGATTTTGTGGCGTTACTTTTGCGGTTAGTTGGCAAACTGCCCGCCTGCAAATTGTGGCGATCGCGCTCTTGGGCATTCTGGGCATCAGCAGTTTCAACGCTACCGAAGCTTATTTTCTCGCCCCTATCTACACTGAACTCAAAGATAACCTCAACGCCAATGGCATTTTTGAGCAAACCTCTCCGAGCAGTTGCGCTCCTTCTGCCCTTGCAACAATTCTGCACCGCTGGGGGCTAAAAGAAACCGAGTCAAGCCTAGCGCGCCTTGCCGGAACTAGCTCACTCGGAACTTCTATGCCTCAGCTTGTGGCAGCGTTGGCAGCGATCGATATGGGAGCGATCGAACTTTCGCCCACTTGGGAGCAGATGCAGAAAATCAATCGTCCTGGAGTTTTGGCAACCTGGCTTTATTCCGAAGGTCGGCGCGATCCCCATGCTGTTGCACTGGTGGGGCTAAGTGATACGATCGCCACGATTGCTGACCCCGCATTTGGTAAGTATTTTCAAGTTTCTAAAGAACAATTTGAGCGCATCTGGCGCAAAGAATATCTCCCTGTTTTTCGCCCCCAAGATGTGACTCTGACGGCTGTCGAAACTGCTGATTATTTGCATCGTTTGGGTTATCTTCAACAAAATGCTGCTCAACAAAATACTTCGGTGGATCGCGCAGTTTTAGAACCCGTAGTCCGTCAATTTCAAAAAGCGATGGGAATCGCTGAAACGGGGATCGTTACTCCCCAAACGGCACTGATGCTAACAGGCTCTTTTTTGTCGGACGTGCCCACCTTGAATTAG
- a CDS encoding glycosyltransferase family 4 protein, with amino-acid sequence MLKISPPKISLIVSDLSKSGAGRWGGAVRPFLLAQALRQLGCEVKIFGFTQGDDLAIASTSELSIVSTPGGHYPQFVKSARSLLSQIDGDILYAYKPKPSSFGLSLLGKLTKGRPLILDIDDWELSWHGGDSWKYNSTPKQLAKDIFKADGALRNPDHRLYLGWMERLVPRATAVTVHTQFLQQRFGGVYVPNGKDVALFNPDLYDVPALKAHYGLSNYRVLMFPGAPRPYKGVEDVLKALDLLEQPDLRLVIVGGSPYDDYDQQLMESWGRWIIKLPKTSYNEMPAVIAAADVIVVPQRDTPAAQAQFPLKLTDGMAMAKPILSTRVGDIPKILGDTGYLVDADAPEQVAMAIRQIFAEPEVAIAQGKKARSRCIEHYSIDAMSHQLAPVINQLVPSPKF; translated from the coding sequence ATGCTTAAAATCTCGCCGCCTAAAATTTCACTAATTGTTAGCGATTTATCCAAAAGTGGGGCGGGGCGATGGGGTGGGGCGGTGCGTCCGTTTCTATTAGCTCAGGCACTGCGGCAGTTAGGGTGTGAGGTGAAGATTTTTGGGTTTACCCAGGGAGATGATTTGGCGATCGCTTCTACTTCAGAGCTATCGATTGTTTCGACCCCTGGCGGTCACTACCCGCAGTTTGTCAAGTCGGCGCGATCGCTGCTCAGCCAGATAGACGGCGATATTCTCTACGCCTACAAGCCGAAACCTTCCAGTTTTGGCTTGTCGCTCCTGGGCAAGCTGACCAAAGGTCGTCCGTTAATCTTAGATATTGATGATTGGGAACTGAGTTGGCACGGAGGAGACAGTTGGAAGTATAACTCCACGCCCAAACAGCTTGCGAAGGATATCTTCAAAGCCGACGGCGCTTTGAGAAATCCTGACCATCGCCTGTACTTAGGTTGGATGGAGAGACTCGTGCCTCGGGCGACTGCCGTCACCGTTCATACGCAGTTCCTCCAGCAACGCTTTGGAGGAGTTTATGTGCCTAATGGCAAAGATGTTGCGCTGTTTAACCCAGACTTGTACGATGTGCCTGCCTTGAAAGCCCACTACGGTCTATCAAATTATCGAGTGCTGATGTTTCCGGGTGCGCCCCGTCCTTATAAAGGCGTTGAGGATGTTTTAAAAGCATTGGATTTACTGGAGCAGCCTGATTTGCGATTGGTGATTGTGGGTGGCAGTCCTTACGATGACTATGACCAACAACTGATGGAAAGTTGGGGACGTTGGATCATTAAACTGCCTAAAACGTCCTACAACGAAATGCCAGCGGTAATTGCAGCGGCAGATGTGATTGTCGTGCCTCAGCGCGATACGCCAGCGGCTCAGGCGCAGTTTCCCTTAAAGCTAACCGATGGGATGGCGATGGCAAAGCCGATTTTATCAACTCGGGTGGGCGATATTCCTAAGATTTTGGGAGATACAGGCTATTTGGTAGATGCAGATGCACCAGAGCAGGTGGCAATGGCAATTCGGCAAATTTTTGCAGAGCCGGAAGTGGCGATCGCTCAAGGCAAAAAAGCGCGATCGCGATGCATTGAACATTACAGCATTGATGCGATGTCTCATCAGCTTGCGCCTGTGATTAATCAGCTTGTTCCTTCGCCCAAGTTCTAG
- a CDS encoding NUDIX hydrolase, with the protein MPLGQEPPQLLKQKLFYKGRKFDFEVNRLRLPNQAEGDWECVRHPGGALAVPITPDGHLVLTRQYRFAASGRLLEFPAGTLEVDEEPAETIRRELEEETGYRSHQWRSLGKFFLAPGYSDEVIYAFLAQDLEKLKTPPMQDEDEDIEVVLMTPQALENAIHQGESVDAKTIASFMLARPFLT; encoded by the coding sequence ATGCCCCTCGGTCAAGAGCCACCCCAACTTTTAAAGCAAAAACTATTTTATAAAGGTCGAAAATTTGACTTCGAGGTCAATCGTTTACGCTTGCCCAACCAAGCCGAGGGTGACTGGGAATGCGTTCGCCATCCGGGTGGTGCCTTGGCAGTGCCGATAACCCCTGATGGACATTTGGTGTTAACGCGACAGTACCGTTTTGCAGCCTCAGGACGACTCTTAGAGTTTCCAGCCGGAACACTAGAAGTTGATGAAGAGCCAGCAGAAACGATTCGGCGTGAACTTGAAGAAGAAACGGGTTATCGATCTCATCAGTGGCGGAGTTTAGGGAAGTTTTTCTTGGCTCCGGGTTACTCAGACGAGGTCATCTATGCATTTTTGGCACAGGATTTAGAAAAGCTAAAAACACCGCCGATGCAGGACGAAGATGAGGATATTGAAGTGGTACTCATGACTCCGCAAGCATTAGAAAATGCTATTCACCAGGGCGAATCTGTAGATGCAAAAACCATTGCCAGCTTTATGTTGGCGCGTCCGTTTTTAACCTAA
- the folK gene encoding 2-amino-4-hydroxy-6-hydroxymethyldihydropteridine diphosphokinase encodes MLIHRAAIALGSNLGDSCQILTSALETLDCLPSIRVEAVSDLYQTVAVGPPQPDYLNACAVLSTSLEPQGLLDTLLEVEAQFGRVRRERWGARLLDLDLLLFEDWVVEQTGLQIPHPRMVERAFVLIPLADVAANWVEPISGKAIAFLVQQLDCSGVQKIPLLLCPSVKSHPNF; translated from the coding sequence ATGCTTATTCATCGCGCGGCGATCGCCCTGGGTAGTAACCTTGGCGACTCTTGCCAAATTCTCACGTCTGCCTTGGAAACTTTGGATTGTCTTCCTAGCATCAGGGTGGAGGCAGTTTCAGATCTTTATCAAACCGTAGCTGTGGGACCCCCTCAGCCCGATTACCTGAATGCCTGCGCTGTGCTTTCTACAAGTTTGGAGCCACAGGGATTGCTCGATACCCTACTTGAGGTGGAGGCACAGTTTGGACGGGTGCGCCGAGAGCGATGGGGCGCTCGGTTACTTGACCTAGACTTATTGCTGTTTGAGGATTGGGTGGTGGAGCAGACTGGTCTACAGATTCCCCATCCACGGATGGTAGAGCGGGCATTTGTGCTGATACCATTAGCAGATGTTGCCGCTAATTGGGTTGAACCTATTTCGGGCAAAGCGATCGCTTTTTTAGTTCAGCAATTAGACTGCTCCGGTGTTCAAAAAATCCCCCTTCTCCTATGCCCCTCGGTCAAGAGCCACCCCAACTTTTAA
- a CDS encoding ABC transporter ATP-binding protein/permease — MSSGKILFSLSRQYPKLFTLSVVLGFSGAVFNGIGTTLIIPVLLGFLGQPMTMKGAPPLLQGLLAPFQQGIGEYNLALMTGAILALILLKNLANYANSLVSGALKRSLSSGLQEQGLRLLLEVDVDFFVKNGIGNIVNNLNNEIYRAGRAVATIAKAISVSITTLVFGGMLLWTSWQITIVSTALMAIVVLMNQMTVGRSKIYGMQLSAISKQYSTIFLDMLGGMRLVRSSAAEDFEYDRISQLIRSREQADFKSQANSALIEPVSEMTGMVALVCIVLVGRAFLGGEVEALTTVLLVYLFILFRTLPLITQLNSARNQLANLSSSLEIVHDFLRRDRKPFMSKGSIPYTSLQEGIHFNHISLSYPGHEKVVLNDVDLYLPRNTTLALVGSSGAGKSTMADLLPRFYDPTQGCILVDGVDLRELDARSLRRSMGIVSQDTFLFNTSVRNNIAYGCPNATDTEIFEAAKRANAYEFITQLPNGWETQLGDRGVLLSGGQRQRIAIARALLQDPEILILDEATSALDTVSERLVQEAIDRLSRDRTTLVIAHRLSTVQKADQIAVLDRGRVVELGSHEELLAKKGYYADLCKMQLAAKTDPDRTPTKTAQSELAHTSYEIRNRLNRLVGSLSLMMDDTFDTPNEQREWTEEAYYSALNLVKSLEMVEGDVKTKVS, encoded by the coding sequence ATGTCCTCTGGAAAAATCCTCTTTAGCCTGTCCCGGCAATATCCCAAACTGTTCACGTTAAGTGTCGTGTTGGGATTTTCGGGAGCCGTGTTTAATGGAATTGGCACAACGCTGATCATTCCGGTCTTGCTGGGTTTTTTGGGACAGCCCATGACAATGAAGGGTGCTCCGCCCCTGTTGCAGGGATTATTAGCACCGTTTCAGCAGGGCATAGGCGAGTACAACCTAGCGCTCATGACAGGGGCGATTTTAGCGCTAATTCTATTGAAAAATTTGGCGAATTATGCAAACTCTCTGGTTTCGGGAGCGCTTAAGCGATCGCTCTCCAGCGGCTTGCAAGAACAAGGGCTGAGGCTGTTATTAGAAGTTGATGTAGATTTCTTTGTTAAGAATGGCATCGGCAATATTGTTAATAATCTCAATAACGAAATTTATCGAGCGGGTCGAGCCGTCGCGACGATCGCTAAAGCCATCTCGGTGAGCATTACTACGCTGGTGTTTGGGGGAATGCTGCTGTGGACTTCCTGGCAGATTACCATCGTCTCGACTGCGTTGATGGCGATCGTGGTGTTGATGAATCAGATGACAGTTGGGCGCTCTAAAATTTACGGGATGCAGCTATCGGCAATTTCTAAGCAGTACTCCACCATTTTTCTCGATATGTTGGGGGGAATGCGGCTGGTGCGATCTTCGGCGGCAGAGGATTTTGAATATGACAGAATTAGTCAGTTAATTCGATCGCGGGAGCAAGCCGATTTCAAATCTCAGGCAAATTCGGCGTTAATAGAACCTGTCAGTGAAATGACGGGGATGGTGGCTCTGGTTTGCATTGTGCTGGTGGGTCGAGCGTTTTTGGGGGGTGAAGTCGAGGCATTAACGACGGTTTTGCTCGTGTATTTGTTTATTTTGTTTCGCACTTTGCCCCTGATTACTCAACTCAATTCAGCGCGGAATCAGCTTGCTAACTTGTCTTCGAGCCTGGAGATTGTTCATGATTTTTTACGACGCGATCGCAAGCCATTTATGAGCAAGGGTTCCATTCCCTACACCTCGCTTCAAGAAGGAATTCACTTTAACCATATTTCACTGTCCTATCCCGGTCACGAAAAAGTGGTTTTGAATGACGTTGATCTTTATCTACCGCGCAATACAACGCTGGCTTTAGTCGGTTCTTCGGGCGCAGGCAAGTCTACGATGGCAGATTTATTACCGCGTTTCTATGACCCAACCCAGGGCTGCATTTTGGTGGATGGCGTTGATCTGCGAGAATTGGATGCGCGAAGTTTGCGGCGATCGATGGGCATTGTGAGTCAAGATACGTTCCTGTTTAACACATCAGTGCGCAACAACATTGCCTATGGGTGTCCTAATGCAACGGATACAGAAATCTTTGAGGCGGCAAAACGGGCGAACGCCTACGAGTTTATTACCCAATTGCCTAATGGCTGGGAAACTCAGCTTGGCGATCGCGGCGTATTGCTCTCTGGCGGGCAACGTCAACGGATTGCGATCGCCCGTGCCTTGTTGCAAGATCCTGAAATTCTGATTCTTGATGAAGCAACAAGTGCGTTGGATACAGTTTCAGAGCGATTGGTACAGGAGGCGATCGATCGCCTGAGCCGCGATCGCACGACGTTAGTCATCGCTCACCGTCTTTCCACGGTTCAAAAGGCAGATCAGATTGCTGTGCTGGATCGGGGCAGAGTCGTTGAGCTAGGTTCCCATGAAGAACTTTTGGCAAAGAAGGGTTACTATGCCGACCTTTGTAAAATGCAACTGGCTGCAAAGACAGATCCTGACCGGACACCCACGAAGACTGCTCAGAGCGAACTGGCTCACACCTCTTACGAAATTCGCAACCGCTTAAACCGCTTGGTGGGTTCTTTAAGCTTAATGATGGATGACACTTTTGATACGCCCAATGAGCAACGGGAATGGACAGAGGAAGCTTACTATTCGGCGCTGAACTTGGTGAAGAGCTTGGAGATGGTAGAAGGGGATGTGAAAACGAAAGTTTCGTAG
- a CDS encoding glutathione S-transferase N-terminal domain-containing protein, giving the protein MLILQFSTSHYCRKARLGLGYKRLEYQVKNLTPGLHALKLKPLTGMTTMPVLLPQQPGYPEAVSDSTRIFHFLDRYQPERALGLIDAKQNAEVWAIEDWFDESIGVAARFVYYDFRTGEGKQVDPSLSSQAMIRVVRWQYGINQVSVELARERLEGAIAFLSHRWSYQGAAVEKYLVGDRLTAADLTAAALLSPLALIPTYCQQYPWLFDRIRQIHELCQEPLPPGLL; this is encoded by the coding sequence ATGCTAATTTTGCAGTTTAGTACGTCTCACTATTGTCGCAAAGCTCGTCTGGGGTTGGGATATAAGCGTCTAGAATACCAGGTGAAAAACCTCACCCCAGGGCTACATGCTCTTAAGCTCAAGCCGTTGACAGGGATGACGACTATGCCGGTGTTGCTGCCTCAGCAGCCAGGATACCCGGAAGCCGTAAGCGACTCGACCCGGATTTTTCATTTTCTAGATCGATATCAGCCTGAACGGGCTTTGGGTTTGATAGATGCCAAGCAGAACGCTGAAGTTTGGGCGATCGAAGATTGGTTTGATGAAAGTATTGGGGTGGCGGCACGCTTTGTTTACTACGATTTCCGGACGGGTGAGGGCAAGCAGGTTGATCCGTCGCTGTCGAGCCAAGCCATGATTCGGGTGGTACGCTGGCAGTATGGTATTAATCAAGTCAGCGTAGAATTGGCGAGGGAACGGCTGGAAGGGGCGATCGCTTTTCTGAGTCATCGCTGGAGCTATCAGGGGGCTGCCGTAGAAAAATACCTGGTTGGCGATCGGCTGACTGCTGCCGACCTGACTGCCGCTGCCTTGCTTAGCCCTCTAGCCTTAATTCCGACCTACTGTCAGCAGTATCCGTGGCTGTTTGACCGCATTCGCCAAATTCACGAATTGTGCCAAGAACCACTCCCTCCAGGATTGCTGTAA
- a CDS encoding GGDEF domain-containing protein gives MKLFRLFKIPGNAKVKKIAIGAYVGVPIVYDDGALFGTLCAIHPTSQPEAIVAELPLIELLAKLLSSLLNADLKSSEQARCAEQARVEALTDILSGLYNRRGWDQLLVNEEKRCRQYGHPACIIAIDLDGLKQVNDTQGHAKGDELIHKAGQTVRQAIRKQDIAARVGGDEFAILCVECSLINGEALMERIKTTLALHPVDASLGIAVRKPNEGLFETWEEADRAMYFCKRSRRL, from the coding sequence TTGAAACTATTTAGACTTTTCAAGATACCAGGGAACGCTAAAGTAAAGAAAATTGCGATCGGGGCTTATGTAGGCGTTCCAATTGTTTATGACGATGGTGCTTTATTTGGTACTCTCTGTGCGATTCATCCTACGTCTCAGCCTGAAGCAATTGTGGCAGAACTTCCCTTGATTGAATTGTTAGCAAAATTGCTCAGTAGTTTACTTAATGCTGATCTAAAGTCCTCTGAACAAGCTCGTTGTGCTGAACAAGCCCGAGTCGAAGCCTTGACTGATATCTTGAGTGGACTATACAACCGTCGGGGGTGGGATCAACTGCTAGTCAATGAAGAAAAGCGATGTCGGCAGTATGGACATCCGGCTTGTATTATTGCAATTGACTTGGATGGCTTGAAGCAAGTCAATGACACACAGGGTCATGCAAAAGGCGATGAATTAATACACAAAGCGGGTCAAACTGTACGGCAAGCCATCCGCAAGCAAGATATTGCTGCTCGTGTGGGTGGGGATGAGTTTGCTATTCTGTGCGTAGAATGTAGTCTTATTAATGGTGAGGCGCTAATGGAGCGAATTAAGACTACTCTTGCTTTACATCCGGTTGATGCTTCTTTGGGAATTGCTGTACGAAAACCAAACGAAGGACTATTTGAAACTTGGGAAGAAGCTGATCGAGCGATGTATTTTTGCAAAAGAAGTCGCAGACTATAG
- the gloB gene encoding hydroxyacylglutathione hydrolase gives MKIHRIPVLSDNYIFLMVDAETGTAAVVDPAIAEPVLQLVQELKVELVAVFNTHHHGDHVGGNTQLLRHFPQAIVYGGAEDRGRIPGQQVFLQEGDRVSFANREAQVLFVPGHTKAHIAYYFSPSDPHNLGELFCGDTLFAGGCGRLFEGTPAQMVDSLSKIRALPDSTRVWCAHEYTLGNLRFAVTVEEQNKILQARLEQVKAMRQRSEATVPSVLGEEKATNPFLRWDQPGLQARVKSQNPIQTFGRLRGMKDVF, from the coding sequence ATGAAAATCCATCGTATTCCAGTTCTTTCAGATAACTATATTTTCCTAATGGTTGATGCTGAGACAGGCACGGCGGCAGTCGTTGATCCAGCAATAGCAGAGCCAGTTTTACAACTTGTTCAAGAGCTCAAAGTGGAGTTGGTGGCAGTTTTTAATACTCATCATCACGGAGATCATGTCGGTGGCAATACTCAACTTTTGCGCCACTTTCCTCAAGCGATCGTGTATGGCGGAGCCGAAGATCGGGGCAGAATTCCGGGGCAGCAAGTTTTTTTGCAAGAGGGCGATCGCGTCTCCTTTGCCAATCGTGAAGCCCAAGTTCTGTTTGTTCCCGGACACACAAAAGCTCATATCGCCTACTACTTTTCACCATCAGATCCCCATAACCTAGGCGAACTATTTTGCGGTGATACCTTGTTTGCCGGAGGCTGCGGCAGATTATTTGAAGGCACACCTGCTCAAATGGTCGATTCTCTCAGCAAAATTCGCGCTCTGCCCGACTCAACAAGAGTCTGGTGCGCTCATGAGTACACCCTTGGCAATCTGCGCTTTGCAGTCACGGTAGAAGAGCAAAATAAGATACTACAAGCGCGACTAGAGCAGGTCAAGGCAATGCGACAACGATCGGAAGCCACTGTTCCTTCTGTACTAGGTGAGGAAAAAGCAACGAATCCGTTCTTGCGGTGGGATCAACCTGGGTTGCAAGCCCGGGTCAAGAGTCAAAATCCAATTCAAACCTTTGGGAGGCTCCGAGGAATGAAGGATGTATTTTGA
- a CDS encoding c-type cytochrome, translating to MKFLSFSVSRLAAIALTLLLSFFLCIEPAIASNDLQGVAPSDSVVPNGAVVFENNCAGCHVNGGNIVRRGKNLKLKTLQKNGVDSVEAIAQLVTHGRGLMSAYGDRLSIEEITTVAKYVTEQAKQDWKN from the coding sequence ATGAAATTTCTTAGCTTCTCCGTCTCAAGGTTAGCTGCGATCGCCTTGACGCTTCTTCTCAGCTTCTTCCTCTGCATTGAACCTGCGATCGCTTCGAATGACCTCCAAGGAGTTGCCCCTTCTGATAGCGTAGTGCCCAATGGCGCAGTCGTCTTTGAGAATAATTGTGCAGGCTGTCACGTCAATGGCGGCAACATTGTGCGGCGTGGCAAGAACCTAAAGCTGAAGACCTTGCAAAAAAATGGTGTCGATTCTGTAGAAGCGATCGCCCAGTTGGTGACCCATGGTAGAGGTTTAATGTCGGCGTACGGCGATCGCTTAAGCATCGAGGAAATTACAACGGTCGCCAAGTATGTGACGGAGCAAGCAAAGCAAGATTGGAAGAATTGA
- a CDS encoding DUF4281 domain-containing protein produces the protein MTLSALFDISNVFVLPFWALMILLPNWGWTRRVMGSLLPFVALSGLYIYLFINSLDPDSAQAFANPQLSDLAQLFADERVMATGWIHFLVMDLFVGRWIYWEGQRTGVWTVHSLVFCLFAGPLGLLSHILTQGITNLFWKKVTESSPDSVVVE, from the coding sequence ATGACTCTAAGCGCATTGTTTGATATTTCTAATGTTTTTGTATTGCCTTTCTGGGCGCTAATGATCTTGCTGCCGAACTGGGGTTGGACGCGCAGAGTCATGGGTTCACTTTTACCTTTTGTGGCTTTATCAGGTTTATACATCTACCTGTTTATTAACAGCCTTGATCCAGACTCTGCTCAAGCGTTTGCGAACCCTCAGTTGTCTGATTTAGCGCAGCTTTTTGCCGATGAGCGAGTCATGGCAACTGGATGGATACACTTTTTGGTGATGGACTTATTTGTAGGGCGTTGGATTTACTGGGAAGGGCAACGAACGGGCGTTTGGACAGTTCACTCTTTAGTGTTTTGCTTATTTGCAGGTCCCCTAGGCTTGCTAAGCCATATTCTCACCCAGGGGATCACTAATCTTTTTTGGAAAAAAGTGACAGAATCTAGCCCAGACTCTGTAGTAGTGGAGTAA
- the uvrC gene encoding excinuclease ABC subunit UvrC, with product MTTTSSKPQPFFKDPDRLEARLKEIPPEPGVYFMRDATDHILYIGKSKKLRSRVRSYFRECNDHNPRIALMVMQVVDIEFIVTDTEAEALALEANLIKQHQPHFNVLLKDDKKYPYLCITWSEEYPRIFITRKRKLGKQRDRYYGPYVDVHTLRSTLHLVRRIFPLRQRPQPLFKDRPCLNYDIGRCPGVCQKLVTPEDYRKIIARIAMIFQGRTTELEDILMAQMEKASEELNFEVAARLRDQIRGIQSLGADQKVALPDDTVSRDAIALMADEHHACIQLFQIRAGKLVGRLGFVADAQSGTPGAILQRVLEEHYQSVEGVEIPLEIMVQHELPETEILTEFLSERKGRKVSIYMPQRQTKADLIDMVERNAGFELARTQRFADRNNQALLDLADVLDMPDLPHRIEGYDISHIQGSDAVASQVVFVDGIPAKQHYRHYKIKDPTVRSGHSDDFASMAEVIGRRFRRYAKDPLLKRVGNPDFPDLVMIDGGKGQLSAVVEVLREMNLMEDIRVVSLAKQREEIFLPGESLPLKTEAEQSGVQLLRRLRDEAHRFAVSFHRQQRSDRMKRSRLEEISGLGHHRQKQLLAHFRSIDYLREASVKQIAEVQGIGAKMAQQIYDYFHPQMTDQEENKT from the coding sequence GTGACGACTACCTCTTCTAAACCCCAACCTTTCTTTAAAGATCCCGATCGCCTTGAAGCTCGCCTCAAAGAGATTCCCCCAGAGCCGGGGGTTTACTTCATGCGGGATGCGACTGACCATATTTTATACATTGGTAAATCTAAAAAGCTGCGATCGCGGGTTCGCTCCTATTTTCGCGAATGCAATGACCATAACCCTCGTATTGCCTTGATGGTGATGCAGGTGGTTGATATCGAGTTTATCGTCACTGATACTGAAGCTGAGGCTTTGGCGCTAGAAGCCAATTTGATTAAACAGCATCAGCCTCACTTTAATGTGCTGCTGAAGGATGATAAAAAGTATCCTTATCTCTGTATTACCTGGTCGGAGGAATACCCTCGGATTTTTATCACGCGCAAACGCAAGTTAGGAAAACAGCGCGATCGCTATTATGGGCCTTATGTCGATGTTCACACGTTGCGCAGCACCTTACACTTAGTGCGACGAATTTTTCCGTTACGCCAACGCCCGCAGCCATTATTTAAAGACCGTCCCTGCTTAAACTATGACATTGGGCGCTGTCCTGGCGTGTGTCAAAAACTGGTTACGCCTGAAGACTACCGCAAAATTATTGCGCGTATTGCGATGATTTTTCAGGGAAGAACGACCGAACTGGAAGATATTTTGATGGCGCAGATGGAGAAAGCCTCGGAGGAGTTGAACTTCGAGGTGGCAGCACGATTGCGTGATCAAATTCGGGGCATTCAATCATTGGGGGCTGATCAGAAAGTGGCATTGCCAGATGATACGGTGTCGCGGGATGCGATCGCCCTCATGGCAGATGAACATCATGCCTGTATCCAGCTTTTCCAAATTCGCGCAGGTAAGTTAGTGGGGCGGCTGGGCTTTGTTGCCGATGCGCAGTCGGGTACGCCGGGCGCAATTTTGCAACGAGTGTTAGAAGAACATTATCAGTCGGTTGAAGGAGTCGAAATTCCGTTAGAAATTATGGTGCAGCATGAGCTACCTGAGACAGAAATTTTGACGGAATTTTTATCAGAGCGGAAGGGGCGGAAGGTTAGTATTTATATGCCTCAGCGCCAGACTAAGGCAGACTTGATTGATATGGTAGAGCGCAATGCCGGGTTTGAGTTAGCCCGGACTCAACGGTTTGCCGATCGCAACAACCAAGCTTTACTAGACTTGGCAGACGTGCTGGATATGCCCGACTTGCCGCACCGCATTGAGGGCTACGATATCTCTCATATTCAAGGGTCGGATGCGGTGGCTTCGCAGGTGGTATTTGTCGATGGCATTCCCGCAAAGCAGCACTATCGCCATTACAAAATTAAAGATCCAACGGTGCGATCGGGACATTCTGATGACTTTGCAAGTATGGCAGAGGTGATTGGTCGGCGCTTCCGGCGGTATGCCAAAGATCCATTGTTGAAGCGGGTAGGCAATCCTGACTTTCCTGATTTGGTGATGATTGATGGCGGTAAAGGGCAGTTGTCGGCGGTAGTGGAAGTGCTGCGCGAAATGAATTTGATGGAAGATATTCGCGTGGTCAGTTTGGCGAAGCAGCGGGAAGAGATTTTTCTGCCGGGTGAATCACTGCCGCTGAAGACAGAGGCGGAACAGTCGGGAGTTCAGCTTTTGCGGCGGCTCCGAGATGAGGCGCACCGATTTGCCGTTAGCTTCCATCGGCAACAGCGCAGCGATCGCATGAAGCGATCGCGTCTGGAAGAAATTTCAGGATTAGGTCACCATCGCCAAAAGCAATTGCTCGCCCATTTCCGGTCGATCGATTATTTACGAGAAGCTTCGGTAAAACAAATTGCTGAGGTGCAGGGAATTGGGGCGAAAATGGCGCAACAAATTTATGATTATTTTCATCCACAGATGACCGATCAAGAGGAGAACAAAACATGA